The genomic stretch cggccaatttaatttattattattttctttcaaaaatttcaaatctcatttccccaattgggctcagcccatatcgtgggccattccatggcccaactcattaacctaaataaattatcatactccaagcccattcataatataattaaaattccaaacacatctcaatggcccaatcTATTTGGACTTTTTCCACATTTTTGGATTCCATTTAGATAGgctacaaaattcttatttccacttactctttatTCTAGTAAACAAAGgagaatattttcaaccctcaattaattaaagcaaaaatatttgaacccaaaataaaatacccaaaaacgtttagaccccctaacgggtcgttacactcgTCGTCTGACTGCCACTATCATGTGAACCTTGCGATGGAACGAAGCCAAAGGAACCACAAAAGATTAAAACGAATCCCAAAAAAGCCAAAATCGAATATAAGGCAAAGAATTCTCGACCTGTTAATTCACGAACAAAGAAGATAGACTATGTTAAAATCTAGATTCGTTGATATATAGAAATAAGAACTAAGAATTGTGTTATTGAACGTGATAAAAACTGTCCAAATCTTTAATAAGTTTAggttttgaacgccacaaagaaataaatcacttgataagttcaaagttttgttcattaaagaacaagatagaaaaaataaagctctaaaatttaattcataatcTCTGTCTAATGTTTATAATAGAAAAACTTTTAAATGGgcgaaaataattaaatcttaatccTACTTGGAAActaataaaaattctaaattatataggaaataagtaaataacttGGTAAACAAGAATCCTAGTAAAAAAggaattaaaacataataagaaaacaaaataaggaaaGTGGTCAATTATTCAATCATTCTCTTTATTCTTGttaatcaattaaccatgtacCCAAATCTtgtaatcaaccaatcaattaATCAACCATGTGCCCAAATATTATtgccaaaataattaaagtgcCAATTTGACACACTAAACAATGAAATTTGACCACAAAAAAAGTGTGCTCAAGGGTTTTAGCCCATGAGTTATGCTTAGTGGCTCGTTTATGCTTGGAAAACACATATTATTCATCCAATTTTGACACAGTTGACTGATCTGATTGCGTTATTGTTAGTCAACCCTCCATGTTTCTTATCACACTGCCATTGTCCAGCTATAGTTGTGATCAACACCATTTCCGGCTACCTTTGCTTATTCATCGCAAGCTATACCTATGTCTCTTGGTCAACCGTCGACCATCAGACCTACCATCACGACACATCGTCGTTTATGATCACCATGCTAGGTGTTGTTCATCGTCGTTCCAGCTTCGTCGTCAACTTTAGCTTTGGGAGCAACCACTGGTCGATCGTGACTGTTAGCTATCCTCCTTGCCATTACTAACAATTTGCCTTTGtcgatcttcttcttcaccatcGTTGGCCATCAGCATCCTCGCTGGTCGTCGTTGCAATAGCCTCCTCATCGGACATTTGCCCCTCACTGTCGATCGCTTCCATTGTTCACCAGCTTGCCTGCAAGCTTCAGCCATTAATGAAGGTAGCCAAGCTTTCTACCCAAATCTTGACCCATCTTAACCAAATCTGGTTCGACCCAACCCATTGGCCCATTTCAGATCCGACAACCTAAATCTAGATCTATTTTTGCCTAGATTTACTGCCCAAATTTGGTATTCTGGTTTGTTTTCTAATGGGATTTTATTTATCGATCGTTTAACATTATTTGGGATTATTTGATCTTCGTATTGGCTACTTTAAAGTACAATATTCCCTTATTGGATcagaatataatatttttgcCATGACAGGTTAGGATGCATGCAATTTTGAACTGATGGATTTAGATGAAGGTGGAGCCATCCATAGGGATTTACATTGATAAATGTGGAGTCATTAAATTACCTATGTTTTACGTGTAGCTGAAGATATCCACTATAATAAACTTTGTGTGGATTTGGGTGGTATTTCTCGTGGTGTAGTTTTGGTTGGTATTTATCAAGAGATTAACTCTCCgtaattttgttggaaaaaagaattatgaataattCCATATTTGAATTTCCTCTTAAGATGGagcttgttataattgtgacatagaattcaaatttgattgagatTGAGACTTGTTATTTGACCGTGATTATGATTTCGAATTTCACTGTGATTAAATGTTGTCAAATTCTATTTTGATTGGGATTTATTTCATCTAGAGGAATATTTTCGTGAATCATCTTCTGATCAAGATAGAATTTCATGTGCACATCTATAGATAattttaggtttataaataAGTGTCCAATGCCCTAAAATTAGTTGCAGCTGTATCACTATTATAGtgcaataatatcattttagtgatattttggtgtgacaatatcacttttgttatAACAATATttacttagtgatattttgttctttttgcccATAGTTTTTCCCGATTTggatttttcatataaaattacgTGTTCGTGTGTAtaattgatggtttgattgtggtttgttttcAATCCAATTTCATAATAGGCACCttagccttttatttttaatgaattataaaCAATCTTAGACATTGTTTAAACATCattatgtaaaaaattaacatgtaccttaatttaaaagtaaaagagTTTAgttgatattattaaaaatataaaggtGAAATTATTGTAGGAGAGTTCGTTTGAAGCATTTGAATTACCATGTGTTAGGATTTAGAATTGAAAAccatcaaataaataaatgggcACATAATTTTAATGTGGAAAACTCAAGTAGGGAAAAATcataagaagaaagaataaaatatcactaagataATATTACtacaataattttaagatattgGGCACCTATTTATGGACCTAATACTCATCTATAAATGTatacaagaaattatatttcaatCAGAAGATGATTCACAAAGATAAGTCTTCAATTAGAGATGAATCCCAATCACAacatttaaaaaacaaatatatatatgactcATTCTTTAATCAACATgctctttctttaatttttagaatttcctAATAactatttatctattttatctTTTGAGAACAAAGTATCGTAAACTTCATCTAAGATGAGAGTGTCATAACTATAGAGTATGGTGTCTCTAAAAGCTAAATACGAGGTCGataaaaaacataacaaaattaagcccaaatcCTCATCATATTTAATCTCCATACTTTTCAAATTAGAaacaattttcttaaaaattgtaaaatggTTTTCAATAAATGTACCTTCTGCCATTCGACTAGAatataaactttattttagATACAACTTACTGGtcaattttttagttatatGCAATTATTCCAATTTTAACCATAGTGtagcaataatttttttctttcaaaatatccagcaaaatttgatttgataaatgTGTATGTATCTGAGATAAGATTTTACGATCCTtgcattatttttcttcaatactccAAGGTTGTGGCATTTTATCAAAACCCAAAAGTGTATTATCTAAATCTATTTGCGTCAAAATTGCATGCATTTTAACTTGTCATAGTGAGAATCTAATATTCCAATCCAACATTGGAATATCATACTTTAAGGTAGTTATTACGAAGGTCAAATAACTCCAAATAATGTCAAATGATCAATAGATAAAAGCCCAATAGAAAACAAACTAGGATAGCGGATTTGGGTAGCAAATTTGGGTGAATCCAGGTTGGATAGATTTGAGTTGAACAGATTTGAAGTGGATCAAATCTAGGTAGATCCGGATCGAATCTAGGCTAAGATCAAAGCTTAGACTTGTCGACAATGGCAAAAGTCATTGTCGATAgtagcaacaacaacaaaaggGCAACAATGGGGCTAATGTCGACGACACCAAAGAAGAATAAAGAGCAAGTTGATGGTCGGTCAAAAGGTATGTTGGTTATTGCAGCAATggcagaagaggaggccaataaTGGTGGAACGGGAAATCGAAGAAATGGTTGTTGGTAGTATCGATGAAGGAGATAAGTGGCTGTTGAAGAAAAAAGGTGGCAGACGGATGCGATTGACAGTGAGCAAACGGTCGATCGTAATGACGAATGAGATAACCAATAGTCGTGACGTAGGGAGAAGACGCGATAGTCACGAAGTAGATGGCCAGAGAAGACAATGGCGAATTGATGGTCAATCGATGAAGGCAAAACGATGGCGACGATGGTGAAGAGGCAGTAGCAGTTAATGGTAGAGGCAACGATAGTCGACGACAATGATGACAGCTATGGCAGCTAGAAACCTTAACTGTGAAAGGTGATGAAGAACTACAAATCCAACAACTAAGATTTGCCAAAaattgatggtttgatccaaaGACTCTAATACTAATTTGTTAGGATTTAGtatcaaaaataaaacacaatcaaatCATTAAACAcacaaaaatgtaaaaaattaaaataggaaaaaatcatgaacaaaaataacaaaatatcactaaaatgaTATTGTTATAATAATTCTAAAACATTATGCACCTAAGACTCATCTATAAATACATACAAGACTTATATTCTGATTAATTAGAAGATgattacaaatataaattcttaaTTCAAGATGAATCCCAATcacaatcaaaattaaaatcttaatcACGTTCAAATTAAAAGTCTcaatcacaaataaatttaaattttggatcACAATCATCACACCATATTTGAGAATTTGGACTTTTATTTGAGtgactataaaaaaatttcatatatgGTACAAGCTTCACAAATTGTCTCTGAGATTGAGGTTCAGATTGTGAGCATTGCTCAAATAGTTTGACGCCACGTTAACATacagattttaaattaaagcgctaatcatattattaaaaatcatttttaatagtCTTATGAGTTCTAGAGTATGAATTTTGAGTCACAAAAGCTCCATTATTGCCTAAATGGTTcttgagtttaattaattaaaaagttaattattttaaattaatttaataaaataaattaaatattgtgaaaattaaGGTTCATTTGggagaacataaaaaataaaagagatataaatcatatttaaagACTATAGTAGTATGGGCGGACTTAAGAGCAGGTATGGGGAGGGTGACCCCCAAATCTATAAATATTTCGACATTTCTTTCTTAAATGGGTCAAATCTACCTTGTAGATCTGGGGTGGAGAGGGCTGAATCCGCCACCCTCCCCACGCACGCGCACACACGCACGCACCAAAATCCGCCTCAGTATAGTGGTGACTCATGCTATTAACAATATGTAacttaaaaatagaaaacaaaactCTTTGCTTATATAATAAAGTAGATATGGTACACAATATCAcctacccaataaaaaataaaagagaaaggagTACGTGGAAAAATGCTTGAGGGTGAACTCGTCTTTTTACGTTTCCACTCAAGGATAAATCCGTCTTGAGGACAGAAACAGAAACATTGGACAAAAGAGAGCATAAATTTCACGTGTCTTTTAGGTGATCCCATTGGAAGTCGGTACAAACAAGCGACAGGCGGCCCCATCGGCCAATTTGAAATAGAGCACGTGATTCATCCTCGTGGAATGCGTGCGAAATCATAAAGTAACGGGCGGGCCCCACGCCTTTCACTTCCCGCTGTCTCCCCTCATTTGTCTCGTGCCTCCTCCCCATTTATACTTCCCGCATCCCCAAACCGACGACggccgaagaagaagaaagaagaacaagaagaagagatttCTCTCAACGGCAATGGCGAAATCTTCCTTGGAACTCGATTTCTTTCCGGTGGAGAAGGTCGACTCCGCCAAGCCTCAGACTCGCAAGCTATTTGATCGCAGGCGAAGTTTTCGCGGTTCGCCTCTCGAGTCCTTTATCACCTTCTTTGTTTGATTTTGGCGTTCGGTATGTCGTCGATTgagtctaattttttttttttttcctttttgtgtcTAGATATTCAGAGTGTGATTTCGAAGTTGAATCCTGACCTCCTGAAGACTGTGATAGCATCTGGCTCGGCCGATCAGAGCTCCGGTTTTTCGAAACCGTCGGAAAGTGCGAACTCGTCCCCGCCCAAGCACGATGAGAATCTGAATATGTTTGCCGCTTTGCCTGTCTACACTCCTACCTTCGGGTACTGCAACATTTTCTCGAGATATTTAAGCTTCGTTGATTTATTCCTCTGCTCTATTTCCTGAATGTAATGTCAATGAATGTACGTTTTCCAGGAGCATTGCTTATGGTTCCGAAAGCGCCTCCGAAACTTCTCCTTTGACGATTTTATACAACGGAACCGTCGCCGTATTCGATGTCCCCCCGCACAAGGTTTGTCCGTCAATAGTTATCTaatattcttctctttttcttcctgtcTGTAATTGCTTGATTCGGAGTATTCTCAAATGTCTGTTCAGGCAGAGAATATCTTGAAGTTTGCTGAGGGAGGACTCTCCAAAACTGTTCAATTGGCTGATCCAAAACTCGAAATGTCTTCGGAGAGTCTTAGTGGAGGTTGGTTCTCGTTGATTTTTGCTCTTTTGCTCATTTTTTGGCGTTGTTGTTAgtaaagaagaggaagaaaataattGTTTGATTTTCGGTTTGCAGATCTACCAATCGCGCGTAGAAAGTCTCTGCAGAGGTTTCTGGAGAAGCGCAAACAAAGGTAGGGCTCCAAATCCGATCTTATCTTTTGATTTGCTAGATGCGTTGCTTCTCTTTGAATTCTAGTCTCCTTTTCCTCTGCTTCTATtacattcaaatttcaaaacgTAGTACAGTTTGATTTAGTTTCCCCtcttttttcatctcaaaaGTGAGGGAATCCGGTACTCCATTGCTTTTGGACATTATTATTAGAAATCACACTCTTATCAAACGAATAATGGTAAGAGTTGTGATATTGATTCTTGAAGTGAATGTAAGGACATCTAAGTTATTTTGGCCGGTTGGCTCCTAAATTTGGCCATATAGTTAAGCCAAAAAAGTTATTATTCTAATCAAATTTggtttggaaaatattttttgttttaaaaacatTAGCAACATCGTGGTTCCTTCTTGTGATTGTAAAAGTCACGGAtctaaaatgaaaaaagaaacttCTTTGTAAAGTAAATGTAATAATGCATTCAAAGAACAATCTTTGCCAATCTTAGCAAATGGAAAACACTGTTCATTGAgattaaaaaacaaaagtaaaattaagtttaat from Diospyros lotus cultivar Yz01 chromosome 9, ASM1463336v1, whole genome shotgun sequence encodes the following:
- the LOC127809429 gene encoding protein TIFY 9-like, whose translation is MAKSSLELDFFPVEKVDSAKPQTRKLFDRRRSFRDIQSVISKLNPDLLKTVIASGSADQSSGFSKPSESANSSPPKHDENLNMFAALPVYTPTFGSIAYGSESASETSPLTILYNGTVAVFDVPPHKAENILKFAEGGLSKTVQLADPKLEMSSESLSGDLPIARRKSLQRFLEKRKQRLALACPYGVLEHTMTKA